A single region of the Alosa alosa isolate M-15738 ecotype Scorff River chromosome 6, AALO_Geno_1.1, whole genome shotgun sequence genome encodes:
- the elfn1a gene encoding protein ELFN1, with the protein MTSSDATMACSRGMVMSAFFWSVAIVYLTNTRGVSGDCWLIEGEKGFVWLAICSQNQPPYEAIPQHINSTIVDLRLNENKIKSIHYSALSRFANLTYLNLTKNEISYIEDGAFSAQYNLQVLQMGFNKLRNLTEGILRGLGKLQYLYLQANLIETVSANAFWECINIENIDLSMNRIQVLDGSTFASLSKLTTCELYTNPFNCTCELLGFVKWLSTFPNRTNERMVCDSPQSYSGYSLLTTSPNNPGTRNALYILSTVCSDDNSDDKFIHPRVPVEITTPPPSTTSCVGDDCSSGMEPGLEEISTSPAFVDPETKPVMRVKEVKPRSAIIAIEIPHRFKKLYILVQYNNSFYTVIKNLKEEQEDVALTDLKPQTVYNYCVISLRNNLSHNHTCLQITTGSIGGKGKSIGNATATHYIMTILGCLFSMVIVLGVVYYCLRKKRQKDEKHKKAGSLKKNIIELKYGAELEGGTISRMSQKQMLAGESMSRMPYLPSGSDMDQYKLQDISDTPKMAKGSYMEVRTGDHPDRRECEMAMPGNSQGSVAEISTIAKEVDKVNQIINNCIDALKSESTSFQGVKSGAVSTAEPQLVLISEQPQSKSGFLSPMYKDSYHHSLQRHHTSDVSPKRPSTATGGPMRSPRPYRHEGPYKSESKYIEKTSPTGETIMTVTPAAAILRAEAEKIRQYSEHRHSYPESHQIEELEGPDCRKPSILEPLTRPRPRDLAYSQLSPQYHNLSYSSSPEYYCKPSHSFWERFKLNRKRHKDEEYMAAGHALRKKVQFAKDEDLHDILDYWKGVSAQQKS; encoded by the coding sequence ATGACTTCAAGTGACGCAACAATGGCTTGCAGTAGAGGCATGGTGATGAGTGCCTTCTTCTGGTCTGTAGCCATAGTTTATCTCACCAACACAAGAGGTGTCAGTGGAGACTGCTGGCTCATCGAGGGGGAAAAGGGCTTTGTGTGGCTAGCGATTTGCAGTCAGAACCAGCCACCTTATGAGGCCATTCCCCAGCATATAAACAGCACCATTGTGGACCTTCGCCTGAATGAGAACAAGATTAAAAGCATCCACTACTCTGCCCTCAGCCGCTTTGCCAACTTGACATACCTGAACCTGACAAAGAATGAAATCTCCTACATAGAGGATGGGGCCTTCTCAGCCCAGTACAACTTACAAGTCCTCCAAATGGGCTTCAACAAACTGCGCAATCTGACTGAGGGTATCCTCAGGGGGTTAGGCAAGCTTCAGTATCTCTACCTCCAGGCCAACCTGATTGAGACTGTGTCAGCCAATGCCTTTTGGGAGTGTATAAACATAGAGAACATCGACCTCTCTATGAATCGTATCCAAGTGCTAGATGGATCCACCTTTGCCTCCTTGAGTAAGTTGACCACTTGTGAGCTCTACACAAACCCTTTCAATTGCACTTGTGAGCTTCTGGGCTTTGTCAAATGGCTTTCAACGTTCCCAAACAGAACGAATGAACGTATGGTTTGTGACTCTCCCCAAAGCTATTCCGGCTATAGTCTCCTGACAACCAGTCCAAACAACCCTGGTACTCGCAATGCACTGTACATTCTGTCCACTGTGTGCTCTGACGACAACTCTGATGACAAATTTATACACCCCCGTGTGCCTGTTGAAAtcaccacccctcccccctccacaacATCCTGTGTGGGGGATGACTGTTCATCAGGAATGGAACCTGGACTGGAGGAAATAAGCACCAGTCCCGCATTTGTAGATCCAGAGACAAAACCAGTGATGCGAGTGAAGGAGGTTAAACCCAGGAGTGCCATCATTGCCATTGAGATTCCACACCGATTCAAGAAATTGTACATCCTGGTCCAGTACAACAACAGCTTCTACACCGTCATCAAAAACCTCAAAGAAGAGCAAGAGGATGTTGCGTTGACAGATTTGAAACCTCAAACAGTATACAACTACTGTGTGATATCCTTGCGCAACAACTTAAGTCACAACCATACGTGTCTGCAAATAACGACAGGGTCGATAGGAGGGAAAGGAAAGTCGATTGGCAATGCAACAGCTACTCACTACATTATGACCATCTTGGGCTGCCTCTTTAGCATGGTGATTGTGTTAGGGGTAGTCTATTACTGCTTGCGCAAGAAACGTCAGAAAGATGAAAAGCACAAAAAGGCAGGCAGCCTCAAGAAAAATATAATTGAACTGAAGTATGGGGCAGAATTGGAAGGAGGGACTATATCACGAATGTCTCAGAAGCAGATGTTGGCTGGGGAAAGTATGTCACGTATGCCATACCTACCCTCTGGTAGTGATATGGACCAATATAAACTGCAAGACATAAGTGACACTCCTAAAATGGCGAAAGGGAGCTACATGGAGGTTCGTACGGGAGATCATCCAGATCGCAGAGAGTGTGAAATGGCCATGCCAGGAAACAGCCAAGGTTCAGTGGCAGAAATCTCAACGATTGCAAAGGAGGTGGACAAAGTCAATCAGATCATCAACAACTGTATAGATGCCCTGAAATCAGAGTCTACTTCATTCCAGGGAGTCAAGTCAGGTGCCGTTTCCACGGCAGAACCGCAGCTCGTCCTGATCTCAGAGCAGCCTCAGAGCAAGTCGGGCTTCCTGTCGCCCATGTACAAAGACAGCTACCACCACTCACTGCAGAGGCACCACACCTCAGACGTATCACCCAAGCGGCCGAGCACTGCGACCGGAGGTCCCATGCGAAGTCCCAGGCCATATCGCCATGAGGGGCCCTACAAGTCTGAGTCCAAGTACATTGAGAAAACCTCACCAACTGGTGAGACCATCATGACTGTTACACCGGCTGCTGCGATTCTTAGGGCTGAGGCAGAGAAGATTAGACAGTACAGTGAGCATCGGCACTCATACCCCGAGTCCCACCAGATTGAGGAGCTGGAGGGGCCTGATTGTCGCAAGCCGTCCATTTTGGAGCCCTTGACGCGGCCTCGGCCCAGAGACTTAGCTTATTCACAGCTCTCGCCACAGTACCACAATCTCAGCTATTCCTCCAGTCCAGAGTACTACTGCAAACCGTCGCACAGCTTCTGGGAGCGTTTCAAGCTCAACCGCAAACGTCACAAAGACGAGGAGTACATGGCAGCGGGCCACGCTCTTCGTAAGAAAGTGCAGTTTGCCAAGGATGAAGATCTGCATGACATTTTAGACTACTGGAAAGGTGTATCTGCCCAACAGAAATCTTAA